A genomic stretch from Chitinophaga agri includes:
- a CDS encoding tetratricopeptide repeat-containing sensor histidine kinase has translation MHHKIIMTVFRMVILFLLANLSSVAQDVSRMTVADFYALPMSELQRLLYTHPQDAIKAKIFITLGQHWEDKPGSVKEDIDSATKYFSEAEKIIVQRKLGELKPDMAMSWGSLHYHNGSPEKARAAFLSGITFCKETGNKEQEATLWIEMSKNDGDNTARLTYLENAMALYKSLKNRLKEAETLKEIGDVHLNQGKYEQSEQELNVALSIYKELKYERIYYTYDLLSAVTHWKGDFAKAQQYAMAAIESAEKAGDYNMLGFLYWRLATAYQGANDYAKSQYYLKQSLLLQLHNPAAALTYHILSELTDQLLKDHKVDEALKYLLLVKEKRPPISKNEKIDLSFSIADCYLALKDYPRAESYYMQYVDELDDGTDINRNLAKITQFYFDRQQFKKAAVYLDRMVTHVPRHWNLKTTRDISLLQSRLDSANGNMLSALRHLQRYNELTDSAFTLEKVKQAEEMQAKFDVASKEKDNQLLRKQGALQEKTLEKATLVRNVIMAGCIVLALLLGLLLNRYWSKIKTNKLLQHQQTEIRDANNSLERALGEKNKLLYEKEFLIKEIHHRVKNNLQLTMSLLNSQSKYLSNEDAIRAINDSQHRLKSISLIHQKLYQTEEQGLVNIKTYIYEVLDYLRDSFSSGERVRFNLNVEDVELDVGVAIPLGLILNEAVTNVFKYAFPDTRRGLVEVSLVIEDDQLFFAVKDNGVGLPPDFDLKSRRSLGFELIDVLSAQLDGDLRIDGNTGVQLYLSFKIDTVYQ, from the coding sequence ATGCATCACAAGATAATTATGACCGTTTTCCGGATGGTCATCCTGTTCCTGCTTGCTAATTTGTCAAGTGTGGCGCAGGATGTGAGCCGCATGACTGTCGCGGACTTTTACGCCTTGCCGATGTCCGAGTTGCAACGCCTGCTTTATACGCATCCTCAGGATGCTATAAAAGCAAAGATCTTTATCACACTGGGACAACACTGGGAGGATAAACCCGGGAGCGTCAAAGAAGATATTGACAGTGCCACAAAATATTTCAGCGAGGCAGAAAAGATCATTGTGCAGCGAAAGCTGGGTGAACTGAAGCCGGACATGGCCATGAGCTGGGGGAGCCTCCATTACCACAACGGCTCTCCCGAAAAGGCGAGGGCGGCTTTTCTGAGTGGAATTACATTTTGTAAAGAGACAGGCAATAAAGAACAGGAAGCCACTCTCTGGATAGAAATGTCTAAGAATGACGGGGACAATACGGCCAGATTGACTTACCTGGAAAACGCAATGGCCTTGTACAAATCCCTGAAGAACCGCCTGAAGGAAGCGGAAACCCTCAAAGAAATTGGAGATGTACACCTGAATCAGGGAAAATACGAACAGTCCGAACAGGAACTCAATGTAGCCCTGTCTATATACAAGGAACTGAAGTATGAAAGGATCTATTATACGTATGATCTGCTGTCGGCTGTAACACACTGGAAAGGAGATTTTGCCAAGGCACAGCAATATGCGATGGCGGCTATAGAGAGCGCGGAAAAGGCGGGTGACTATAATATGCTCGGTTTTCTGTACTGGCGACTTGCTACCGCTTATCAGGGTGCTAACGATTACGCCAAAAGCCAGTATTATTTAAAACAGTCATTACTTCTTCAGCTCCATAATCCCGCTGCTGCATTAACTTATCATATACTTAGTGAACTGACAGATCAACTGCTCAAAGACCATAAAGTTGACGAAGCGTTAAAGTATTTACTATTGGTGAAAGAGAAAAGACCACCGATAAGTAAAAATGAAAAGATAGACCTTTCATTCTCGATCGCTGACTGTTACCTGGCATTAAAAGACTATCCCCGTGCGGAATCTTACTATATGCAATATGTAGACGAACTGGATGACGGAACAGATATAAACCGGAACCTCGCCAAGATCACCCAGTTCTACTTCGATCGTCAGCAATTTAAGAAGGCAGCTGTCTACCTTGACCGCATGGTGACACATGTTCCCAGACACTGGAACCTGAAAACGACCCGGGACATCAGCCTGCTGCAATCCAGACTGGATTCTGCCAATGGGAATATGCTGTCCGCCCTCCGGCACCTTCAACGTTATAACGAACTCACCGACTCCGCTTTTACTTTGGAAAAAGTAAAACAGGCGGAGGAGATGCAGGCAAAGTTTGATGTGGCCAGTAAGGAAAAAGATAATCAGCTGTTAAGAAAACAAGGTGCGCTTCAGGAGAAAACACTTGAAAAAGCGACACTGGTCAGAAACGTGATCATGGCTGGTTGTATAGTGCTGGCGTTACTGCTGGGATTATTACTGAACAGATACTGGAGCAAGATCAAAACAAATAAGCTGCTCCAGCATCAGCAGACCGAAATACGTGATGCTAATAATTCTCTCGAAAGAGCACTCGGAGAAAAGAACAAACTGCTGTATGAGAAGGAATTCCTGATAAAAGAGATACATCACCGGGTAAAGAATAATCTGCAGCTGACAATGAGCCTGCTCAACTCTCAAAGCAAATATCTGAGTAACGAGGACGCTATCCGCGCTATCAACGACAGTCAGCACCGACTAAAATCAATATCGCTTATACATCAGAAGTTATACCAGACAGAGGAACAGGGACTCGTTAATATTAAAACATACATTTATGAGGTCCTGGATTATCTGAGAGACAGTTTCAGCTCCGGTGAACGTGTTCGCTTTAATCTCAATGTAGAGGATGTGGAGCTGGATGTAGGCGTTGCTATTCCGCTTGGACTGATATTGAATGAAGCCGTGACAAATGTCTTTAAATATGCATTTCCGGATACCCGGCGCGGGCTCGTTGAAGTGAGTTTGGTCATAGAAGATGATCAACTGTTTTTTGCTGTGAAAGATAATGGTGTAGGTCTGCCGCCAGACTTTGATCTGAAATCCCGCCGGTCACTCGGTTTTGAACTGATCGATGTATTGAGTGCACAGCTGGACGGCGATCTGCGTATTGATGGGAATACAGGCGTTCAGCTCTATCTGAGTTTTAAGATCGATACGGTGTATCAATAG
- a CDS encoding immunoglobulin-like domain-containing protein, with translation MRISLYYLIVPAFILGSCGTGTNSGSNVPADSTSADTINHAAMQTPAPSNTPGISDSITMTVTPVTFKAGKVGKAKLTITNNAAQEISFGDPYKVEFNNGGNWDKVTMFDSVMFTAMMHSVAPGKSQDFNIDLQPMPHDYQPGDYRILKGAQAGDQPVQLTATFSVGK, from the coding sequence ATGCGTATTTCACTGTATTACTTAATTGTCCCTGCGTTCATCCTTGGTAGTTGCGGTACTGGTACTAATTCCGGCTCCAATGTGCCGGCTGACAGCACCTCCGCAGACACCATTAATCATGCTGCTATGCAAACACCTGCTCCCTCTAACACACCCGGCATCTCCGACAGTATTACCATGACGGTAACGCCTGTAACTTTTAAAGCCGGGAAAGTCGGGAAAGCTAAACTGACCATTACCAACAATGCTGCACAGGAGATCTCCTTCGGTGATCCCTACAAAGTAGAGTTCAACAATGGCGGTAACTGGGATAAAGTCACCATGTTTGACAGCGTGATGTTCACGGCTATGATGCATTCCGTAGCGCCAGGCAAGTCCCAGGACTTCAATATTGATCTGCAGCCAATGCCGCATGATTATCAACCCGGCGACTATCGCATATTGAAAGGTGCTCAGGCGGGTGATCAACCGGTGCAGCTGACTGCTACATTTTCCGTAGGAAAATAA
- a CDS encoding chymotrypsin family serine protease codes for MKMKTYLALLGIVLSTLFFTYSCSEKAQDLPRKHSGVETFTERDANPQWQAIQYYNRINESFGLSGDKDNSAAIASLPDYYGGAFINEQNKLVVYVTGDLATASEKIATITGSKEVIVRAAKYSYKELTGIMNNLNRIKQQEAGRVAISDFTTWYLSDAENKIVVELENFSDDKIKAFRSNILHSAAIEFRRSNGRIKLEATLDPGCKAAVNSTGTSYGSFSFRARRTSDSKKGVVTAGHVVSVGDALYYSGTVIGNCSQSNNSGSVDAAFVPVNDTTNYTPSNTLCGTATILSVSTSLPGTGTLVNLRGATTGTSSGNIISTNASTTNASGVVFTNLTSADYTSDAGDSGGIIYTYVSATNTRFTVGIHKGANATTKFFTKAGLALSTLGVARY; via the coding sequence ATGAAAATGAAGACCTATCTGGCACTGTTGGGCATTGTTTTGTCCACCCTGTTCTTTACCTATTCCTGTTCTGAAAAAGCACAGGACCTGCCCCGCAAACATTCCGGCGTGGAAACATTCACTGAACGCGATGCTAATCCGCAATGGCAGGCCATTCAGTACTACAACAGGATCAACGAATCATTTGGCTTATCCGGCGACAAAGACAACAGCGCAGCAATCGCCAGCCTGCCTGACTACTATGGCGGTGCATTCATCAATGAGCAGAACAAGCTGGTGGTGTATGTAACCGGAGATCTCGCTACTGCCAGCGAGAAAATCGCGACCATTACCGGCAGTAAAGAAGTGATCGTTCGTGCCGCGAAATACTCTTATAAAGAGCTGACCGGTATTATGAACAATCTGAACAGGATTAAACAACAGGAAGCAGGCAGAGTAGCTATTTCCGACTTTACTACCTGGTACCTGTCAGATGCAGAGAACAAAATAGTGGTAGAACTGGAAAACTTCAGTGATGACAAGATCAAAGCATTTAGAAGCAATATCCTGCATTCAGCCGCTATTGAATTCAGGAGATCAAACGGCAGGATCAAGCTGGAAGCGACACTGGATCCCGGATGTAAGGCAGCGGTGAACAGCACCGGTACCAGCTACGGCTCCTTCAGCTTCAGAGCAAGACGTACCTCGGACTCTAAGAAAGGAGTGGTAACAGCAGGACACGTCGTATCTGTTGGTGATGCGCTGTATTACAGCGGTACGGTGATCGGTAACTGTTCCCAGTCTAACAATTCCGGTTCAGTGGATGCTGCCTTCGTTCCTGTGAACGACACCACCAACTATACCCCCAGCAATACACTGTGCGGCACGGCTACCATACTATCTGTTTCTACCAGCCTACCGGGAACAGGTACACTGGTGAACCTGAGGGGCGCCACCACGGGCACATCTTCCGGCAATATCATCAGCACCAATGCCAGCACAACCAACGCCTCTGGTGTTGTCTTTACGAACCTGACCAGCGCAGACTATACCAGTGACGCCGGCGATAGTGGTGGCATCATTTATACATACGTAAGTGCAACCAACACCCGCTTTACTGTTGGAATACATAAAGGCGCGAATGCCACCACCAAATTTTTCACCAAAGCAGGCCTGGCATTATCCACCTTAGGAGTTGCCCGATACTAG
- a CDS encoding nuclear transport factor 2 family protein, which produces MHSPLQHITEVYNAMETGNIGKLITILSNPIHVYTAHCMGGNSFGREGILRQISTFYRPGAGISKTVAHLIEKGHMVIALGTICISSSGQTIETMPFADVWSFDEEKISGVVCYYRDAEQLCTHLSKV; this is translated from the coding sequence ATGCATTCTCCGTTACAGCACATTACCGAAGTCTATAATGCTATGGAAACAGGAAACATAGGAAAACTGATCACCATACTATCCAACCCCATACATGTATACACTGCACACTGTATGGGAGGCAACTCGTTCGGAAGAGAAGGTATACTAAGGCAGATCTCCACATTCTACAGACCTGGCGCCGGTATCAGTAAGACAGTAGCACATCTCATTGAAAAGGGGCATATGGTCATCGCCCTGGGCACTATCTGTATAAGCAGCAGCGGCCAGACCATTGAGACCATGCCCTTCGCCGATGTATGGAGCTTTGACGAAGAGAAGATCAGCGGGGTGGTATGCTATTACAGAGATGCGGAGCAGCTATGTACGCACCTGTCGAAAGTATAG
- a CDS encoding 2-hydroxyacid dehydrogenase: protein MKTLFFSAKPYEKQFFNHHNTHHNLELEYLDTHLGPHIVNAVDENTFAVCVFVNDRLTPEVIEALAAKGVKVIALRCAGFNNVHLDTARQQGIRVCRVPAYSPEAVAEHAVAMLLTLNRKTHKAYNRVREQNFSLNGLLGFNLYGKTVGVIGTGKIGRAFARIMLGFGCKVLAYDLYPDEGLAQLGVTYAPFETVLQQADILSLHCPLTPDNRYLISENTLGMMKKGVTIINTSRGGLINTKDAIEALKTGKIAYLGIDVYEQEEKLFFHDLSGAIIEDDMIQRLMSFPNVLVTGHQAFLTNEALAQIADTTLSSIAAFAAGETPAADRILV, encoded by the coding sequence ATGAAGACACTCTTCTTCTCTGCCAAACCTTACGAAAAACAATTCTTCAATCATCATAACACCCATCATAATCTCGAACTGGAATACCTTGATACGCATCTTGGGCCTCACATCGTCAACGCCGTTGATGAGAACACTTTTGCTGTCTGTGTTTTTGTCAACGACCGCCTGACCCCTGAAGTTATCGAAGCCCTCGCAGCCAAAGGCGTAAAGGTCATTGCCCTGCGCTGTGCGGGGTTCAATAATGTACACCTCGACACAGCCCGGCAACAGGGTATCCGCGTATGCCGCGTTCCCGCCTATTCCCCCGAAGCTGTGGCCGAACATGCAGTTGCCATGCTCTTAACCCTTAACAGAAAAACGCACAAGGCCTACAACCGTGTCAGGGAACAGAACTTTTCACTCAACGGTCTGCTGGGGTTTAACCTCTACGGTAAAACGGTTGGCGTGATCGGCACTGGTAAGATCGGTCGTGCCTTCGCCCGGATCATGCTGGGTTTTGGCTGTAAGGTCCTGGCCTACGACCTCTATCCGGATGAGGGACTTGCACAACTGGGTGTGACCTATGCTCCCTTTGAAACAGTCTTGCAGCAGGCCGATATCCTGTCTTTGCATTGTCCGTTGACACCCGACAACCGGTACCTGATCAGTGAAAATACCCTCGGAATGATGAAAAAGGGCGTCACTATCATCAATACAAGTCGCGGTGGACTGATCAATACCAAAGATGCCATTGAGGCGCTTAAAACGGGTAAAATTGCCTATTTAGGCATAGACGTCTATGAGCAGGAAGAAAAACTGTTCTTCCATGATCTTTCCGGCGCTATTATCGAAGATGATATGATACAACGGCTGATGAGTTTTCCGAACGTGCTCGTTACCGGTCACCAGGCTTTCTTAACAAATGAGGCGCTGGCGCAGATAGCAGATACCACATTGAGTAGTATCGCAGCATTTGCGGCGGGAGAGACGCCTGCGGCAGACAGGATACTGGTATGA
- a CDS encoding DUF4450 domain-containing protein, whose amino-acid sequence MIRFRLYFLTLLTLLSTQVSFGQRSSWHGITRALHYRPEGADFVKVQGTRRFNRALYGTNTAFRAEAGDLPEFALYMPGMGGNLKFGLIDGQQSKWLTAAQQISTRYRPGAMEYTIKDTLLGDGILHLTVMALADGEGIIVRTFFKGSRKDIRLVCTFGGATGRKFSRDGDIGADPESSFYLQPAYCADNIYSIHHHTFRLTYAKGAKALMGIFPSAATLTTRNAQQQETPGSLSATTAGSQPVLMAIHPLTPGEKLFFVIQRPDSLSPVDYKSLPDRFIQAAAAREALAGRVKVNTPDPYINTLGGALAVAADGIWEQPTYLHGAVAWRMRLNAWRGAYVADPLGWPERAALHFRSYVRSQVLEPETAPVVMDTLLHLARHQEKMGNALFSSGYISRNPNDNTRPHHYDMNLVFFDQLLTHFHYTGDRNFLREMWPAIKRHLAWEKRNFDKDGDGLYDAYAAIWASDALQYSGGGVTHSSAYNYRANKLAAQLAKLLGEDGTAYEQESRKIVQAINQQLWLPQYGWYAEYKDLYGSQLLHTSPGLWSIYHAIDADVPDAFRAYQALRYIDNEIPHIPVIADGLPHRDLYTLSTTNWQPYDWSLNNVALAEVLHTALAYWQGGRPEEAYKIWESILIETMYLSASPGGFEQLSFYDAMRGELYRDFADPIGMAARSLTEGLFGIRPDALHDTLTIKPGLPAAWKFAALQLPHISFDFKRKGNTDTYILQPSFGKQMHLRFQLPAYRDAIKSITINGRKAAWQQSGESVGLPWIEIAAGKYPRYEVRIEWEGVAPDTVREMIQLPGQPLQPTFHNARLLAMKDPQGTVVPDNGYRYHHSAYKTVFCKVRQGMLTWWLPVHVTLKAHVQIIAAHEQYTPGLVLQLKNNGAPVKGTLMMNKGATAYTEVVTLDTGLSKPIYIPAAHVASGSNLVRFEYAGGSSQQMIVNWTGKITPATVYEKVDLTPYFNDTVTHIFRNQYLHPRPEGPTLQLPWQGIGNWCYPLTDAVIDDTGLRVVAGSRHALFLPNGIALQTPGVPAKNIAFTSLWDNYPDSLRIPLTGKAAHAYLLMAGSTNPMQTRMDNGEVLFYYEDGTMDRLPLRNPETWWPIEQDYFTDDAAFYTSAPKPYRLYFRSGAISRTFNQFTQIKGFSNYAVEGGAGTILDIPLDPQKALREIRLKTLTNDVVIGLMSVTLVR is encoded by the coding sequence ATGATCCGGTTCAGACTATACTTCCTGACGTTGCTGACTTTACTATCCACACAAGTGTCTTTCGGACAACGAAGTTCCTGGCATGGCATCACCCGTGCACTGCATTACCGGCCAGAAGGGGCCGACTTTGTAAAAGTACAGGGTACGCGGCGTTTCAACCGTGCATTGTATGGCACCAATACCGCTTTTAGGGCCGAAGCAGGCGATCTTCCTGAATTTGCATTATACATGCCCGGAATGGGTGGAAACCTGAAATTCGGGCTTATTGATGGCCAGCAGAGTAAATGGCTGACGGCTGCTCAACAGATCAGCACCCGTTACCGGCCGGGGGCAATGGAGTATACTATAAAGGATACGCTACTGGGAGATGGTATACTGCACCTGACAGTCATGGCCCTTGCTGACGGCGAAGGGATCATAGTACGCACTTTCTTCAAAGGCAGCAGAAAAGATATCCGGCTGGTCTGTACCTTCGGTGGTGCCACCGGCAGGAAGTTCTCCCGTGACGGTGACATTGGGGCCGATCCGGAGTCTTCATTCTATCTGCAACCAGCCTATTGCGCAGATAACATATATAGCATTCACCATCATACCTTCCGTCTGACATATGCAAAAGGCGCAAAAGCGCTGATGGGCATCTTCCCGTCTGCGGCCACGTTGACCACCCGGAACGCACAGCAACAGGAAACACCCGGCAGCCTGTCTGCCACAACCGCGGGTAGCCAACCGGTACTGATGGCCATTCATCCGCTGACACCGGGGGAAAAACTGTTCTTCGTGATACAGCGCCCTGACTCCCTCTCTCCGGTAGATTACAAGTCCCTGCCCGATCGCTTCATTCAGGCAGCTGCAGCCAGGGAGGCATTGGCCGGACGCGTAAAAGTCAACACACCTGATCCCTATATCAATACGCTCGGCGGCGCCCTGGCAGTCGCAGCTGATGGCATCTGGGAACAACCCACCTATCTGCATGGCGCTGTCGCCTGGCGAATGCGCTTAAATGCCTGGAGAGGTGCCTATGTTGCCGATCCGCTGGGATGGCCGGAACGTGCGGCGCTACATTTCAGGAGTTATGTAAGATCGCAGGTACTGGAGCCGGAGACAGCTCCTGTTGTCATGGATACACTGCTACATCTCGCGCGACACCAGGAAAAGATGGGAAACGCACTTTTCAGTAGTGGTTATATTTCCCGTAATCCTAATGATAATACCAGACCACATCACTATGACATGAACCTGGTGTTTTTCGATCAGCTGCTGACGCATTTTCACTATACCGGCGACAGGAACTTCCTGCGGGAAATGTGGCCTGCCATCAAAAGACACCTCGCATGGGAAAAGCGGAACTTTGATAAAGATGGCGATGGCCTGTACGATGCCTATGCCGCGATCTGGGCAAGTGATGCCCTGCAATACAGCGGAGGCGGCGTCACACATAGCTCTGCCTATAACTACCGGGCGAACAAACTAGCCGCGCAACTGGCAAAATTACTGGGAGAAGATGGCACCGCGTATGAACAGGAATCCCGGAAGATAGTACAGGCTATCAATCAGCAATTATGGCTTCCACAATACGGATGGTACGCAGAGTATAAAGACCTGTACGGATCACAACTCCTGCATACCTCACCAGGACTATGGAGCATCTACCATGCGATAGACGCAGATGTACCGGATGCATTCAGGGCGTATCAGGCATTACGGTATATTGACAATGAGATACCCCATATACCTGTTATAGCTGACGGATTACCCCATCGGGATCTCTATACCTTATCGACCACCAACTGGCAGCCCTACGACTGGTCACTGAACAACGTAGCACTGGCAGAAGTGCTGCATACCGCCCTTGCCTACTGGCAGGGAGGAAGACCGGAAGAAGCCTATAAAATCTGGGAAAGCATCCTGATTGAAACAATGTACCTGAGTGCAAGTCCGGGAGGATTTGAGCAACTATCTTTTTATGATGCGATGCGGGGAGAATTATACAGAGACTTTGCTGATCCGATAGGGATGGCAGCCCGGTCGCTGACAGAGGGACTTTTCGGTATCAGGCCGGATGCACTGCATGATACGCTGACAATAAAACCCGGATTGCCCGCTGCCTGGAAATTTGCAGCATTACAACTGCCTCATATCAGTTTTGATTTTAAGCGGAAAGGAAATACAGATACGTACATATTGCAACCTTCCTTCGGCAAACAAATGCATTTGCGATTCCAGTTGCCCGCCTATAGAGATGCAATTAAAAGCATCACCATCAATGGACGTAAAGCTGCCTGGCAACAAAGTGGAGAGTCCGTAGGACTGCCCTGGATTGAGATCGCAGCCGGGAAATATCCGCGGTATGAGGTACGTATTGAATGGGAAGGAGTGGCGCCCGATACAGTACGAGAGATGATACAGCTACCTGGTCAGCCATTACAGCCAACGTTTCACAACGCCCGGCTGCTTGCCATGAAAGACCCACAGGGTACAGTTGTTCCTGATAATGGTTACCGGTATCATCATTCCGCATATAAAACTGTGTTCTGTAAGGTACGTCAGGGTATGCTGACATGGTGGTTGCCTGTACATGTAACACTGAAGGCGCATGTACAGATCATCGCTGCACACGAACAGTATACACCAGGATTAGTATTACAGTTAAAAAATAACGGAGCGCCTGTGAAAGGTACGCTGATGATGAACAAGGGGGCCACGGCCTACACAGAGGTGGTTACTCTCGATACAGGCCTGAGTAAACCGATCTATATCCCTGCAGCGCATGTAGCATCGGGCAGTAATCTGGTAAGATTTGAATATGCCGGTGGCAGTTCTCAGCAAATGATTGTCAACTGGACAGGGAAGATCACACCTGCCACGGTGTATGAGAAAGTGGACCTGACGCCCTATTTTAACGATACTGTTACGCATATTTTCCGCAATCAGTATCTGCATCCGCGACCAGAAGGTCCTACCTTACAGCTGCCCTGGCAGGGAATAGGCAACTGGTGTTATCCGCTCACAGATGCAGTCATTGATGATACGGGACTGCGGGTAGTGGCGGGTAGCCGGCATGCGCTCTTCCTACCCAATGGCATTGCGTTGCAAACACCAGGGGTACCAGCGAAGAACATCGCATTTACCTCCCTATGGGACAATTATCCGGATTCATTGCGTATTCCGCTAACGGGTAAAGCCGCACATGCATATCTGCTGATGGCTGGCAGTACCAATCCAATGCAGACACGCATGGATAATGGGGAGGTGTTATTTTACTACGAGGACGGTACGATGGACAGACTGCCGTTACGCAATCCGGAGACATGGTGGCCTATAGAGCAGGACTATTTTACTGATGACGCAGCATTCTATACCAGCGCACCAAAGCCATACAGACTGTATTTCAGATCAGGGGCCATCAGCAGAACATTTAACCAGTTCACTCAGATCAAAGGTTTCTCCAATTATGCAGTTGAGGGAGGCGCCGGTACCATACTGGATATACCGCTTGATCCGCAGAAAGCACTCAGGGAGATCCGGCTAAAAACACTGACAAATGATGTAGTGATCGGGCTGATGTCCGTAACGCTTGTGAGATGA
- a CDS encoding cupin domain-containing protein, giving the protein MKKHFILTITLVAGLAALLISGRASAQQAAVKRTDLQRHDLSTPGKETVQARIDFAPGAAFGKHKHPGEEIIYVIEGALEYEVEGKAPVVLKAGDVLFIPAGTIHAARNVGNYNGAELATYVVEKGKPLVVMDTTAVSGKRP; this is encoded by the coding sequence ATGAAAAAGCATTTCATACTTACAATAACCCTGGTTGCCGGCCTTGCCGCATTACTGATATCCGGACGGGCCAGCGCGCAGCAGGCAGCAGTTAAACGTACGGATCTGCAGCGGCATGACCTGAGTACACCAGGCAAAGAAACGGTGCAGGCACGTATTGACTTTGCCCCTGGCGCAGCATTTGGTAAACACAAGCATCCGGGAGAAGAGATCATTTATGTGATAGAAGGCGCTCTTGAATATGAGGTTGAGGGCAAGGCTCCAGTGGTACTGAAAGCCGGAGATGTATTATTCATTCCTGCGGGAACCATACATGCTGCCAGAAACGTTGGCAACTATAATGGAGCAGAACTGGCTACCTATGTAGTTGAGAAAGGAAAACCATTAGTAGTGATGGATACTACAGCAGTATCCGGTAAACGTCCCTGA
- a CDS encoding SDR family NAD(P)-dependent oxidoreductase, which translates to MSTQKIALVTGGSRGLGRNTVLSLAKDGVHSIFTYNGSKDKADEVVALVAATGAKAVALQLDTGKLATFDQFVKEVQTALTALGAEKIDFLVNNAGISHHNSIEKTTEEELDLLFNVNFKGVFFLTQKLLPVINDGGRIVNISSGLTRVSVPESGPYASLKGAIEVLTRYMAKEFGPRRITVNTVAPGAIQTDFSGGIVRDNPEVNKMVSSMTALGRPGVPEDIGPMIASLLSESNRWVNGQRIEVAGGMVL; encoded by the coding sequence ATGAGCACACAAAAGATCGCACTGGTAACAGGAGGCAGCCGGGGACTTGGCCGCAATACAGTACTCAGTCTCGCAAAAGACGGTGTACATTCCATTTTTACATACAATGGAAGTAAAGATAAAGCAGATGAAGTGGTGGCATTGGTAGCTGCAACAGGTGCGAAAGCCGTTGCGTTACAACTCGATACTGGTAAACTCGCCACGTTTGATCAGTTTGTCAAAGAGGTACAGACTGCACTCACTGCATTAGGCGCGGAGAAGATAGATTTTCTGGTCAATAATGCGGGTATCTCTCACCACAATTCCATTGAGAAGACAACAGAAGAAGAACTGGACCTGCTCTTCAATGTCAACTTCAAAGGGGTGTTCTTCCTCACACAAAAATTACTGCCTGTTATCAATGACGGTGGTAGAATAGTGAACATCTCTTCCGGCCTTACCCGTGTCAGTGTACCGGAAAGCGGTCCTTATGCTTCTCTTAAAGGAGCAATAGAAGTACTGACACGCTATATGGCGAAGGAGTTCGGTCCGCGCAGAATTACGGTGAATACAGTAGCACCGGGCGCTATACAAACTGATTTCAGTGGTGGCATTGTAAGAGATAACCCGGAAGTGAATAAAATGGTGTCCAGTATGACTGCCCTCGGCCGTCCCGGTGTTCCGGAAGATATCGGGCCAATGATCGCGTCCCTCTTATCCGAAAGTAACCGTTGGGTGAATGGACAGCGTATCGAGGTGGCGGGTGGTATGGTATTGTAA
- the msrA gene encoding peptide-methionine (S)-S-oxide reductase MsrA: protein MSNQTAILAGGCFWGVEELIRAVPGVIKTRVGYTGGEVPNATYRNHGSHAEGIKIEFDPNQLSYRQLLEFFFQIHDPTTLNRQGNDIGTSYRSAIFYLNDEQKDTATALISELNAAHIYGKPIVTQVVPAAEFWDAEEEHQDYLQKHPFGYTCHFIRPEWQLKTSDAK from the coding sequence ATGTCAAATCAAACTGCAATATTAGCCGGTGGATGTTTTTGGGGAGTTGAAGAACTCATCCGTGCAGTCCCTGGTGTGATCAAAACCAGGGTTGGATATACCGGGGGGGAAGTGCCTAATGCCACCTATCGCAACCATGGTTCCCATGCTGAAGGTATCAAAATTGAGTTTGACCCGAATCAGCTGTCTTATCGCCAGCTGCTCGAGTTCTTCTTTCAGATCCATGACCCTACCACACTGAACAGGCAGGGAAATGATATAGGTACTTCCTACCGCTCGGCTATCTTCTACCTGAACGATGAACAGAAAGACACTGCAACAGCGCTCATCAGTGAACTGAATGCAGCTCATATATATGGCAAACCGATCGTTACCCAGGTAGTACCTGCAGCCGAATTCTGGGATGCAGAAGAAGAGCACCAGGACTATCTGCAGAAACATCCTTTCGGATATACCTGTCACTTTATCCGTCCGGAATGGCAGTTAAAGACCAGTGACGCAAAATAA